The following proteins come from a genomic window of Candidatus Caccoplasma merdavium:
- a CDS encoding Cof-type HAD-IIB family hydrolase, with protein sequence MQSKALFFDIDGTLISFRTHEIVPSAYDALAALRRKGHKVFIATGRPLHLIKGVGDAQFDGFITFNGSYCLTADGEEIYCDAIPADELAALCRHERQHGPYSFSFMGLDRVTVNRIDDRVTRVANMLDLPVPTPADMEQVAANERIIQINLYTDEADETDVMQAIPHCVSNRWSPIFADINMRGNNKQHGIDLIAAHYGIALRDTVAFGDGGNDISMLRHAGTGVAMGNASDAVKQSADYVTDDIDNDGIAKALKHLGLL encoded by the coding sequence ATGCAGAGTAAGGCCCTCTTTTTCGACATCGACGGCACGCTCATCAGCTTCCGCACCCACGAAATCGTGCCCTCGGCCTACGACGCCTTGGCCGCCCTGCGGCGGAAAGGGCACAAGGTATTCATCGCCACCGGCCGCCCGCTGCACCTCATCAAGGGAGTGGGCGACGCACAGTTCGACGGGTTCATCACCTTCAACGGGAGCTATTGCCTCACGGCCGACGGCGAAGAAATCTATTGCGACGCCATACCGGCCGACGAACTGGCCGCCCTGTGCCGGCACGAGCGGCAACACGGCCCCTACTCCTTCTCGTTCATGGGGCTCGACCGCGTCACCGTGAACCGCATCGACGACCGCGTGACCCGGGTAGCCAACATGCTCGACCTGCCCGTACCCACGCCGGCCGACATGGAACAGGTCGCCGCCAACGAACGCATCATACAAATCAACCTCTACACCGACGAGGCCGACGAAACCGACGTGATGCAGGCCATACCCCATTGCGTGTCGAACCGTTGGAGCCCCATCTTCGCCGACATCAACATGCGCGGCAACAACAAGCAGCACGGCATCGACCTCATTGCCGCCCACTACGGCATTGCCCTGCGCGACACCGTGGCCTTCGGCGACGGAGGCAACGACATCTCGATGTTGCGCCATGCAGGGACAGGCGTCGCCATGGGAAACGCGAGCGACGCCGTGAAACAGAGCGCCGACTACGTTACCGACGAC